A genomic window from Sanguibacter antarcticus includes:
- a CDS encoding lycopene cyclase domain-containing protein — protein MTGWEYLGAVVVSLGAMLLVDHRWRLFLWDRPRRAAVVLACGILLFLLWDVAGITTGIFERGDSPAMSGIEVAPDLPLEELFFVTFLCYLTMVVHGLVARFVLPDRGVS, from the coding sequence GTGACCGGTTGGGAATATCTCGGCGCAGTCGTCGTCTCTCTCGGGGCGATGCTCCTCGTCGATCACCGGTGGAGGCTCTTCCTCTGGGACCGCCCTCGACGAGCGGCGGTCGTGCTCGCGTGCGGCATCCTGCTGTTCCTGCTCTGGGACGTCGCCGGGATCACGACCGGGATCTTCGAGCGGGGCGACAGCCCCGCCATGTCCGGCATCGAGGTGGCGCCTGACCTCCCGCTCGAGGAGCTCTTCTTCGTGACGTTCCTGTGCTACCTGACCATGGTCGTCCACGGCCTCGTCGCGCGGTTCGTCCTGCCCGACCGAGGAGTGTCGTGA
- a CDS encoding lycopene cyclase domain-containing protein — protein sequence MTYLQLNGIFLVAVLALTLLALRGTRSAGAGRGRWWARSLVVFLVLAVFTVVFDSIMIWADLFRFDDEHMSGLRIGLAPVEDLAWPLAAALLLPALWTWPGRNDTPSGTTTSGTTTPEDPA from the coding sequence GTGACCTACCTCCAGCTCAACGGGATCTTCCTCGTGGCCGTCCTCGCCCTGACGCTCCTCGCGCTGCGGGGCACGCGGTCGGCCGGCGCTGGGCGCGGGCGGTGGTGGGCCCGGTCTCTCGTCGTCTTTCTCGTCCTGGCGGTGTTCACCGTAGTGTTCGACAGCATCATGATCTGGGCCGACCTCTTCCGGTTCGACGACGAGCACATGTCCGGTCTGCGGATCGGTCTGGCTCCCGTCGAGGATCTTGCCTGGCCGCTCGCCGCCGCGCTCCTCTTGCCAGCGCTGTGGACCTGGCCCGGACGCAACGACACCCCATCGGGCACGACGACATCGGGCACGACGACACCGGAGGACCCAGCATGA
- the crtI gene encoding phytoene desaturase family protein, translating to MKRAIVVGGGIAGLATAALLARDGYSVELLEQNDELGGRTGSWESGGFRFDTGPSWYLMPEVFDHFFRLLGTTAEAELDLTVLDPGYRVFFEGADEPVEITADVEETVATFERIEPGAGERLRAYLASARETYDIALKRFLYTSFQSKATLVRADVVRHAGRLVSLLVRPLDRFVAGYFRDNRLRQILGYPAVFLGSSPDRAPSMYHLMSHLDLADGVLYPQGGFVTIIQAIARLARAEGVQIRTGTTVTSIRTAGGSGRRRLNRTRVAGVTYRAADGSVHTLDADVVIAAGDLHHAETTLLPRPLQTYPQEWWDKRQSGPGAVLVYLGVEGQLPELAHHSLFFTDDWASNFDAIFGPGATVPDPASIYVCKPSATDPGVAPAGSENLFILVPVPPDPGIGRGGIDGDGDPIVEKAADAAIDQLAAWAQVPDLRDRIVVRRTVGPADFVDSYSSWSGGALGPAHTWKQSAFLRGTNASKKVDGLLYAGGTTIPGIGLPMCLISAEIALKRLRSDRSTTPMPEPL from the coding sequence ATGAAGCGGGCCATCGTCGTCGGGGGAGGGATCGCAGGGCTCGCCACTGCGGCGCTCCTCGCACGCGACGGCTACAGCGTCGAGCTGCTCGAGCAGAACGACGAGCTCGGGGGACGCACCGGGTCGTGGGAGTCCGGCGGTTTTCGGTTCGACACCGGACCGTCGTGGTACCTCATGCCCGAGGTGTTCGACCACTTCTTCCGGCTGCTCGGGACCACAGCCGAGGCTGAGCTCGACCTCACCGTGCTCGACCCGGGCTACCGCGTGTTCTTCGAGGGAGCCGACGAGCCTGTCGAGATCACGGCCGACGTCGAGGAGACCGTCGCGACGTTCGAGCGGATCGAGCCGGGAGCAGGCGAACGCCTGCGTGCCTATCTCGCGTCGGCGCGCGAGACCTACGACATCGCCCTCAAGCGGTTCCTCTACACGAGCTTCCAGTCGAAGGCCACGCTCGTGCGCGCGGACGTCGTGCGCCACGCAGGACGTCTCGTCTCGCTCCTCGTCCGCCCGCTCGACCGGTTCGTCGCCGGGTACTTCCGCGACAACCGGCTGCGGCAGATCCTCGGCTACCCCGCCGTGTTCCTCGGGTCGTCACCCGACCGCGCGCCGAGCATGTACCACCTCATGAGCCACCTCGACCTGGCGGACGGGGTGCTCTATCCGCAGGGCGGGTTCGTGACGATCATCCAGGCGATCGCCCGGCTCGCTCGCGCCGAAGGTGTCCAGATCCGCACAGGGACGACCGTCACGTCGATCCGCACGGCGGGCGGCAGCGGCAGGCGTCGCCTCAACCGCACCCGGGTCGCTGGAGTCACCTACCGTGCCGCAGACGGGTCGGTGCACACGCTGGACGCCGACGTCGTGATCGCCGCCGGCGACCTGCACCACGCAGAGACGACTCTCCTGCCGCGCCCGCTGCAGACCTACCCCCAAGAATGGTGGGACAAGCGCCAGTCTGGCCCCGGCGCCGTGCTCGTCTACCTCGGCGTCGAGGGACAGCTCCCGGAGCTCGCGCACCACTCGTTGTTCTTCACCGACGACTGGGCCAGCAACTTCGACGCGATCTTCGGCCCCGGTGCGACCGTCCCGGACCCGGCGTCGATCTATGTCTGCAAACCGTCGGCAACCGATCCCGGAGTCGCGCCCGCGGGCTCGGAGAACCTCTTCATCCTCGTGCCCGTACCACCCGATCCCGGCATCGGTCGAGGCGGGATCGACGGGGACGGCGACCCGATCGTCGAGAAGGCTGCCGACGCAGCGATCGACCAGCTCGCCGCCTGGGCACAGGTTCCTGACCTGCGTGACCGGATCGTCGTGCGGCGGACCGTGGGGCCGGCCGACTTCGTCGACTCCTACTCCTCGTGGTCGGGCGGTGCGCTCGGCCCGGCGCACACCTGGAAGCAGAGCGCGTTCCTGCGGGGGACCAACGCATCGAAGAAGGTCGACGGCCTCCTCTATGCCGGCGGCACGACCATCCCCGGCATCGGCCTGCCCATGTGCCTCATCAGTGCGGAGATCGCGCTCAAGCGCCTGCGCTCCGACCGCAGCACGACACCCATGCCTGAGCCGCTGTGA
- a CDS encoding prenyltransferase, whose translation MTAPPSTGHQTSVLASVVGSSRPISWINTAYPFAAAYLMSGGGVTATFVVGTIYFLVPYNLLMYGINDVFDYESDMRNPRKGGVEGIVLDRGLHRVTLWSAVLSNLPFLAVLVWLALAWPTWAGGAEISPAACLVTLAVSIFAVVAYSAPGLRFKERPVLDSLTSSTHFVSPAVVGLVYAGSSFSAPVLFTLAAFFLWGVASQAFGAVQDIEADREAGIGSISTVFGASRTVLFAMGAYALSALLLVGAGWPGVLAAVVPVLYLANIAPYRRLADADCEQANAGWRRFLWLNIVSGFLVTQLLIWIALR comes from the coding sequence ATGACCGCACCGCCGAGCACCGGGCACCAGACCTCTGTCCTGGCATCGGTCGTCGGGTCGTCCCGACCGATCTCCTGGATCAACACCGCGTACCCGTTCGCTGCCGCCTATCTCATGAGCGGCGGCGGGGTGACCGCGACGTTCGTCGTGGGCACGATCTACTTCCTCGTCCCGTACAACCTCCTCATGTACGGGATCAACGACGTCTTCGACTACGAGTCCGACATGCGCAACCCCCGCAAGGGCGGGGTGGAGGGCATCGTGCTCGACCGGGGGCTGCACCGGGTGACGCTCTGGTCCGCGGTGCTGTCGAACCTGCCGTTCCTCGCTGTCCTCGTCTGGCTCGCGCTCGCCTGGCCGACGTGGGCAGGGGGCGCGGAGATCAGCCCCGCGGCCTGCCTCGTCACGCTCGCCGTGAGCATCTTTGCCGTCGTCGCGTACTCGGCACCGGGCCTGCGCTTCAAGGAACGACCGGTGCTCGACTCGCTCACGTCGAGCACCCACTTCGTCAGCCCCGCCGTCGTCGGTCTCGTGTACGCGGGCTCGTCGTTCTCCGCTCCCGTCCTGTTCACGCTCGCCGCCTTCTTCCTGTGGGGAGTCGCGTCCCAAGCGTTCGGTGCGGTCCAGGACATCGAGGCCGACCGTGAGGCCGGCATCGGATCAATCAGCACCGTCTTCGGTGCCTCACGGACCGTGCTCTTCGCGATGGGCGCCTACGCCCTCTCGGCGCTGCTCCTCGTCGGAGCAGGCTGGCCCGGCGTGCTCGCCGCTGTCGTGCCGGTGCTCTACCTCGCGAACATCGCTCCCTACCGTCGCCTGGCCGATGCCGACTGCGAGCAGGCGAACGCCGGATGGCGCCGGTTCCTGTGGCTGAACATCGTCTCGGGCTTCCTCGTGACGCAGCTCCTCATCTGGATTGCGCTCAGGTAG
- a CDS encoding trimeric intracellular cation channel family protein: MPTTTTALLVLDLTGTMAFALNGAMTAVRTARLDVFGIITLGMMTALGGGFLRDILLDDLPPATFLDWRYLAVAASGGIIAFFLGQRLDRLATPINVLDAAGLGLFAVTGTLKGLEWGLGVVQAIILGVVTAVGGGTLRDVVLRQVPAVLHSGLYAIPALVAAALTALVVAGDLHLVPWTIVAAAVCFVIRMVGVRYDLHAPRPRGAREQE, translated from the coding sequence GTGCCCACCACTACCACGGCTCTCCTCGTCCTCGACCTCACAGGGACGATGGCCTTCGCACTCAACGGTGCGATGACTGCTGTCCGCACGGCCCGCCTGGACGTCTTCGGCATCATCACCCTCGGGATGATGACCGCGCTCGGCGGTGGTTTCCTGCGAGACATCCTTCTCGACGACCTGCCTCCAGCCACGTTCCTCGACTGGCGCTACCTCGCCGTCGCGGCGTCGGGCGGGATCATCGCCTTCTTCCTCGGGCAGCGGCTCGACAGGCTCGCGACGCCCATCAACGTCCTCGACGCCGCGGGCCTCGGGCTGTTCGCGGTGACCGGGACGCTCAAGGGCCTCGAGTGGGGCCTCGGCGTGGTGCAGGCGATCATCCTCGGCGTGGTGACCGCCGTCGGCGGCGGGACGCTGCGAGACGTCGTCCTGCGGCAGGTCCCTGCGGTCCTGCACTCCGGTCTCTACGCGATCCCGGCGCTCGTCGCTGCCGCCCTCACCGCGCTCGTGGTCGCCGGAGACCTGCACCTCGTCCCGTGGACCATCGTCGCGGCGGCAGTGTGCTTCGTCATCCGCATGGTCGGCGTGCGCTACGACCTCCATGCCCCCCGCCCGCGAGGAGCCCGCGAGCAGGAGTGA